From the Megalopta genalis isolate 19385.01 chromosome 13, iyMegGena1_principal, whole genome shotgun sequence genome, one window contains:
- the LOC117224156 gene encoding uncharacterized protein LOC117224156, producing MSKRNEDVEDSSSSEDEVTKSVLREATNHEFFKDVHLFEKKPDDTRISQQKQSQNSVKRSEDLAKPKSLRRDLEQTERFKNFGVTPSFQEYVARKLDEMIEKSIEFVDTKDDNSVVTATENTNNGSGIKLFSSSVEFLSVEEEPEKLPKKRKVKVTIDEAATMLKCKEVAVDAERILSKSDTKAWTSKRGEPEFKYKKLKNGTLVEKT from the exons ATGTCGAAACGGAACGAAGATGTCGAAGACTCGTCGAGCTCCGAGGACGAAGTAACGAAAAGTGTGTTAAGGGAAGCGACAAATCATGAATTCTTCAaggatgttcatttgttcgaaaaGAAACCCGATGACACAAGGATTTCTCAGCAAAAACAGTCACAGA ATTCTGTCAAACGTTCAGAAGATTTGGCGAAACCCAAATCGTTGAGACGAGATTTAGAACAAACGGAAAGATTTAAGAACTTCGGTGTGACTCCATCGTTTCAGGAGTATGTTGCGAGAAAACTGGATGAAATGATAGAGAA ATCTATCGAATTTGTAGATACGAAAGACGATAATTCTGTCGTAACTGCTACAGAAAATACAAATAACGGTTCTGGTATAAAGCTCTTCAGTTCTTCTGTAGAATTTTTATCAGTCGAGGAAGAACCTGAAAAACTTCCTAAAAAGAGAAAAGTTAAAGTAACTATAGACGAGGCTGCAACAATGTTGAAATGTAAAGAAGTTGCAGTTGATGCCGAAAGAATATTATCTAAATCGGATACTAAAGCTTGGACGAGTAAACGAGGGGAACCAGAATTCAAatataagaaattaaaaaatggtACTTTAGTAGAGAAAACATAG